A portion of the Paenibacillus hamazuiensis genome contains these proteins:
- the msrA gene encoding peptide-methionine (S)-S-oxide reductase MsrA, protein MNSSNVRTVTLGMGCFWSPDALFGHLPGVVRTRVGYAGGTSANPTYRQLGDHSETVEIDFDPQTVTLGHLLNVFWSHHNPANINDYKGRQYRSLVLYRDKRQFDVIVQTMKKLEEQGAGKPDTEVSPFSEFYLAEDRHQKYYLKRYPDAIAKLGAIYPSHEDLVNSTLAARLNGLAKGYANMEQIVREIRSWPLEADERDGMIRLIRQIKW, encoded by the coding sequence ATGAACAGCAGCAACGTCCGGACGGTGACACTGGGTATGGGGTGCTTTTGGAGCCCCGACGCTTTATTCGGCCATTTGCCCGGCGTCGTCAGAACGCGCGTCGGCTATGCCGGGGGAACGTCGGCGAATCCGACGTACCGGCAGCTCGGAGATCATTCCGAGACGGTCGAAATCGATTTTGACCCGCAAACGGTAACGCTGGGACATCTACTAAATGTGTTTTGGTCCCATCATAACCCGGCCAATATTAACGATTATAAAGGGCGGCAGTATAGATCTTTGGTTTTGTACCGCGACAAGCGGCAATTTGATGTCATCGTTCAGACGATGAAGAAGCTTGAAGAGCAGGGTGCGGGTAAACCCGACACCGAGGTATCGCCCTTCTCTGAATTTTATTTAGCCGAGGACAGACATCAGAAATATTATTTGAAGCGGTATCCCGACGCTATCGCCAAACTCGGCGCCATCTATCCGTCCCATGAAGATTTGGTCAACTCCACCTTGGCCGCCCGGTTGAACGGCTTGGCGAAAGGGTACGCCAATATGGAACAAATCGTCCGGGAAATCCGTTCCTGGCCGCTCGAAGCGGACGAGCGCGACGGCATGATCCGTCTGATCCGGCAAATCAAATGGTAA
- a CDS encoding bifunctional metallophosphatase/5'-nucleotidase, with the protein MMKIRLTVLAGLTASTLFAGSALAAPVKPVSHADWMQKKTFIEGEGSGNLALERNLTVAEAVTVIARVKGEKNLKADASASHWAAGALAWASKNGIITDAEAKAPNQAPTASRITEMASKAGYSLSLPEKDAVTRAEFFNALGDAITLHITIGHTNDVHGHIEENTGNKEFGYAKIATLIKQWREENPNFMLMDAGDTFQGTVFVNLFKGESIVPILNSLEYNAMAAGNHEFDFGYEQLLKLKGMLKYPVINANVFKEDGTELLTPVYYAEVGGQKFAFIGFVTDETPILTHPDNVKGLTFKKPVEIAKKLVPELKKQVDHVVVVSHVGIETDREIAKNVPGIDFIVGGHSHTPIRTPENVNGTYIVQDWEYGKSLGRADLYYLGKELVNFTGGLVEYDEKVAADPEVAEMVKKVTGQIDEALNVVIAKAEVPLDGDRSIVRKRESNLGNFIADAMLERSKSFKGYEADVALTNGGGIRTQINQGDITKKALYDVLPFPNTLVVLEATGAEIQAALENGVSQVENGAGRFPQIGGMSFTYNPDKPAGERVIEVKVGGKPIDPAKTYRLVTNDFIASGGDGYSMFTNKKAMNSGVTLYELVEEAFIKQKTINAAVDGRIQEVK; encoded by the coding sequence ATGATGAAAATCAGATTAACCGTCCTGGCCGGCCTCACTGCTAGTACGTTGTTCGCGGGAAGTGCGCTGGCCGCTCCGGTAAAACCGGTTTCGCATGCGGACTGGATGCAGAAAAAAACGTTTATCGAGGGCGAGGGGAGCGGCAATCTTGCGCTGGAGAGGAATTTAACGGTCGCCGAAGCGGTCACCGTTATCGCGCGCGTAAAGGGAGAGAAAAATTTGAAGGCGGACGCTTCCGCTTCTCATTGGGCGGCGGGAGCGCTTGCCTGGGCCAGCAAAAACGGCATCATCACCGATGCGGAGGCCAAGGCACCGAACCAGGCGCCGACCGCTTCCAGAATCACGGAGATGGCAAGCAAAGCGGGCTACAGCTTGTCGCTGCCGGAGAAGGATGCCGTCACGAGAGCGGAGTTTTTCAATGCGCTCGGAGACGCGATCACCCTGCATATTACGATCGGCCATACCAATGACGTACACGGACATATCGAAGAAAACACAGGGAACAAGGAGTTCGGTTACGCCAAAATCGCCACGCTGATCAAGCAGTGGCGCGAGGAAAACCCGAATTTTATGCTGATGGATGCGGGCGATACATTCCAGGGAACGGTGTTCGTCAACCTGTTTAAGGGCGAGTCGATCGTGCCGATTTTGAATTCGCTTGAGTACAATGCGATGGCTGCCGGCAACCACGAATTCGATTTTGGCTACGAGCAGCTGCTGAAGCTGAAAGGGATGCTCAAATACCCGGTCATCAACGCAAACGTGTTTAAAGAGGACGGCACCGAGCTGTTGACACCTGTTTATTACGCTGAGGTTGGCGGCCAGAAGTTTGCATTCATCGGTTTTGTAACCGACGAAACGCCGATTTTGACCCACCCGGACAACGTCAAAGGGCTGACGTTCAAGAAGCCGGTCGAAATTGCCAAGAAGCTCGTACCCGAGCTGAAAAAGCAGGTCGATCACGTCGTTGTCGTGTCCCACGTCGGCATCGAAACCGACCGCGAAATTGCGAAAAACGTACCGGGCATCGACTTCATCGTCGGCGGCCATTCTCATACCCCGATCCGTACGCCGGAAAACGTAAACGGTACATACATCGTGCAGGACTGGGAATACGGGAAATCTCTCGGACGAGCGGACCTGTACTACTTGGGCAAGGAGTTGGTCAACTTTACGGGCGGGTTAGTCGAATATGACGAGAAGGTGGCCGCCGATCCGGAGGTTGCCGAAATGGTGAAAAAAGTGACCGGCCAAATCGACGAGGCGCTGAACGTCGTCATCGCGAAAGCGGAGGTGCCGCTTGACGGGGACCGTTCGATCGTGCGCAAACGCGAGAGCAACCTCGGAAACTTCATCGCCGACGCGATGCTGGAAAGATCGAAATCGTTCAAGGGCTACGAAGCCGATGTCGCATTGACGAACGGCGGCGGCATCCGCACGCAAATCAATCAAGGCGATATTACGAAAAAAGCGCTGTACGACGTGCTGCCGTTCCCGAACACGCTCGTCGTTCTCGAAGCGACGGGAGCGGAAATCCAAGCGGCGCTGGAAAACGGCGTCAGCCAGGTCGAAAACGGAGCGGGCCGTTTCCCGCAAATTGGCGGCATGAGCTTCACGTATAATCCGGACAAGCCGGCCGGCGAACGTGTGATCGAAGTTAAGGTTGGCGGCAAGCCGATCGATCCGGCCAAAACGTATAGGCTCGTAACGAACGATTTTATCGCTTCGGGCGGAGACGGTTACTCGATGTTCACGAACAAGAAAGCGATGAACTCCGGCGTTACGCTGTATGAACTGGTGGAAGAAGCGTTCATCAAGCAAAAAACGATCAACGCCGCTGTAGACGGCCGCATCCAGGAAGTAAAGTAA
- a CDS encoding histidine phosphatase family protein — MDELVADLPGTTIYFIRHAESPYTPGNERERGLSDKGREDAQRVSAVLAEEQIELFVSSPYERAIRTIAPLAAAQGKDIAIEEDLRERKMAGADFIIGDRFIQSKQLLYEDFNYSFLGGESSREAQHRAIDVILRLLDEHKGKKIAIGTHGDIMTLMMNYFDPAYNFEFWKQLTMPDIYRLLFKGTKLVEVDRMRFS, encoded by the coding sequence TTGGACGAGCTAGTGGCCGATTTACCGGGTACAACGATTTACTTTATAAGACACGCTGAATCTCCCTATACGCCGGGAAATGAAAGAGAAAGGGGGCTTTCGGATAAAGGAAGGGAAGACGCTCAGAGAGTAAGCGCCGTTTTGGCGGAGGAGCAGATCGAATTGTTCGTATCGAGCCCTTATGAAAGGGCGATCCGGACGATTGCGCCGCTTGCGGCTGCCCAAGGCAAGGATATCGCTATCGAAGAGGATTTGAGAGAGCGGAAGATGGCGGGGGCGGACTTTATTATCGGGGACCGCTTTATCCAGTCGAAGCAATTGCTGTACGAAGACTTTAACTATTCGTTTCTCGGCGGAGAGTCGAGCAGGGAAGCTCAACATAGAGCGATTGACGTTATCCTCAGGCTGCTGGACGAGCATAAGGGGAAGAAGATAGCCATCGGCACGCACGGGGATATTATGACCCTTATGATGAACTATTTTGATCCGGCATATAACTTCGAGTTTTGGAAGCAATTGACGATGCCCGATATTTACCGACTCCTTTTCAAAGGAACAAAGCTGGTGGAAGTGGACCGAATGAGGTTTTCCTGA
- a CDS encoding 8-oxo-dGTP diphosphatase → MGRGHQDVKFALYTMCLVQNGNKVLLVNRPDKLGFPGWIGPGGKVDFPESLTEGAIREVWEETGLRVKELEYKGLDEFVDPKQNSRYMVFNYLAKSFEGELLQNPPEGELRWIPIEEALSYPMQPWFKRRFPLFFEKGTFEIYEIYDQEEQRTIKESIKKL, encoded by the coding sequence ATGGGGAGAGGTCATCAAGATGTGAAGTTTGCTCTTTATACGATGTGCCTGGTGCAGAATGGAAACAAGGTGCTTCTTGTAAACAGACCGGATAAGCTTGGATTTCCGGGATGGATCGGACCGGGAGGCAAAGTCGACTTTCCGGAAAGTTTGACGGAAGGAGCGATTCGTGAGGTTTGGGAGGAAACGGGTCTTCGCGTGAAGGAACTGGAGTACAAAGGACTGGATGAGTTTGTGGACCCGAAACAGAACAGCCGCTATATGGTGTTCAATTATTTAGCCAAATCGTTCGAAGGCGAGCTGCTGCAAAACCCGCCGGAAGGCGAGCTGCGTTGGATTCCGATCGAAGAGGCGCTTAGTTATCCGATGCAGCCGTGGTTTAAGCGGCGATTTCCGCTGTTTTTTGAAAAGGGAACTTTTGAAATCTATGAGATCTACGATCAAGAGGAACAGAGAACGATTAAGGAGTCTATTAAGAAGCTTTAG
- a CDS encoding GNAT family N-acetyltransferase: MHEIREMALQDYEMCIELWKRTEGMALSDADSKENIELYLNRNKGLSFVCVDHGRVVGTILCGHDGRRGYIYHVAVSPDYRGQSIGSKLVDYGLSRLRSEGITKCHIMVIEDNEVGNRFWTNAGWQKRDGILLYSSSTERRNP, translated from the coding sequence ATGCACGAGATCAGAGAAATGGCTTTACAAGACTACGAGATGTGCATCGAATTATGGAAACGAACGGAGGGGATGGCCTTAAGCGATGCGGATTCCAAAGAAAATATCGAGCTTTATTTGAACAGAAACAAAGGGTTGAGCTTCGTTTGCGTAGATCACGGCCGGGTCGTGGGAACCATACTTTGCGGACACGATGGACGGAGAGGGTATATTTACCATGTTGCCGTAAGCCCGGACTATCGCGGCCAATCCATCGGCAGCAAGTTGGTGGATTACGGCCTGTCCAGGCTGAGATCGGAAGGGATAACCAAGTGCCATATCATGGTGATCGAAGATAACGAGGTCGGAAACCGTTTCTGGACGAATGCCGGCTGGCAAAAAAGAGATGGCATCCTGCTATACTCCAGCAGCACGGAACGGAGAAACCCATGA